Proteins encoded together in one Riemerella anatipestifer window:
- the pdxA gene encoding 4-hydroxythreonine-4-phosphate dehydrogenase PdxA: MSVKHHKPRVGISIGDFNGIGPEIILKTLKDKSITDFFTPVIFGSGKLFSYQKNIFKIQTNFNYINKATEASAGKINIVNLWKDNVNVNLGEPTEESTRMAIDSLEAATEALRQGEIDVLVTAPINKDEMLKHGFKHAGHTGFLEEKFGKKGLMFLVTEDLKVAVVTHHIPISEVAQNISKEKIKNHLNILNATLVEDFCIAKPKIAVLGLNPHAGDGGAIGKEEQEIIIPAIKEAFDNGVLAFGPYPADSFFQPQKYKAFDAVLAMYHDQGLAPFKTLAYEEGVNYTAGLPFIRTSPDHGTAYDIAGKNMADHSSFEEAVFTGIKIFQNRSEYQSLMENRLKVKRSGNNGVDEDLPDEDV, from the coding sequence TAAATCTATTACCGATTTTTTTACTCCTGTGATATTTGGTTCAGGGAAACTTTTTTCTTATCAAAAAAATATATTTAAAATTCAGACTAACTTTAATTATATCAATAAAGCCACAGAAGCGTCTGCTGGTAAAATTAATATTGTTAATCTTTGGAAAGATAATGTTAATGTAAATTTAGGAGAACCTACGGAGGAATCCACAAGAATGGCGATAGATTCTTTGGAAGCAGCTACAGAGGCTTTGAGGCAAGGAGAGATAGATGTTTTAGTAACAGCACCTATTAATAAAGACGAAATGCTAAAACATGGATTCAAGCATGCAGGGCATACAGGTTTTCTAGAAGAGAAATTTGGGAAGAAAGGATTGATGTTTTTAGTAACCGAAGATTTAAAAGTAGCCGTGGTAACGCATCATATCCCAATTTCGGAAGTGGCTCAAAACATTAGCAAAGAAAAGATAAAAAATCATCTAAATATATTAAATGCCACGTTGGTGGAAGATTTTTGTATTGCTAAACCAAAAATAGCAGTTTTAGGGCTTAATCCACATGCTGGAGACGGTGGAGCGATAGGCAAAGAGGAGCAAGAAATTATCATTCCAGCAATAAAAGAGGCTTTTGATAATGGTGTTTTGGCGTTCGGACCTTATCCTGCAGATAGTTTCTTCCAGCCACAGAAATATAAAGCTTTTGATGCTGTTTTAGCAATGTATCATGACCAAGGTTTGGCACCATTTAAAACTTTGGCGTATGAGGAGGGAGTAAATTATACAGCGGGTTTACCTTTTATAAGAACTTCTCCAGACCATGGAACAGCTTATGATATAGCAGGAAAAAATATGGCTGATCATAGCTCTTTTGAGGAAGCGGTATTTACAGGGATAAAAATTTTCCAAAATAGGAGCGAATATCAATCTCTTATGGAGAATAGGCTGAAAGTTAAAAGAAGTGGGAATAATGGCGTAGACGAAGATTTGCCAGATGAAGATGTTTAA
- a CDS encoding YceD family protein, giving the protein MDKFRKYDIVFSGLKNGKHQFEFEIDKEFFSLFNADVDFSEPKILVDVLLEKHTTFLEFWVKVSGEVTLICDISGNDFPYEIEHELKVLVKFGEEYDDSNEEVITIPSSDYHFNVAQLVYEAVILSIPMKKVSPEVEGNEEYEALLEKYSPKALGELEEEKSNEDIDPRWQALSKLKNK; this is encoded by the coding sequence ATGGATAAATTTAGAAAATATGATATTGTTTTCTCAGGCTTAAAAAATGGTAAACACCAGTTTGAGTTTGAGATAGATAAAGAGTTCTTTAGTTTATTTAATGCAGATGTAGATTTTAGTGAACCTAAGATTTTGGTAGATGTTTTGTTGGAAAAGCATACCACTTTCTTAGAGTTTTGGGTGAAAGTATCAGGAGAAGTAACTTTGATTTGCGATATAAGTGGGAACGATTTTCCTTATGAAATAGAACATGAGCTCAAAGTTTTAGTGAAGTTTGGAGAAGAGTATGATGATAGTAACGAGGAAGTTATTACAATTCCTTCAAGTGATTATCATTTTAATGTGGCTCAATTAGTTTACGAGGCGGTGATTTTATCTATTCCAATGAAGAAAGTTTCGCCGGAGGTAGAGGGGAATGAAGAGTATGAGGCTTTGTTAGAAAAGTATAGTCCTAAAGCCTTAGGTGAATTAGAGGAAGAAAAATCCAATGAAGATATAGACCCTAGATGGCAGGCATTGAGCAAGTTAAAAAATAAATAG
- the rpmF gene encoding 50S ribosomal protein L32, whose product MAHPKRRQSSTRRDKRRTHYKAVVPQLAKDATTGELHLYHRAHWHEGKLYYRGKVVMEKNVETTEEN is encoded by the coding sequence ATGGCACATCCTAAGAGAAGACAGTCGTCAACCAGAAGAGATAAAAGAAGAACTCACTACAAAGCAGTAGTTCCTCAGTTAGCTAAAGATGCTACTACAGGAGAGTTACATCTTTATCATAGAGCTCACTGGCACGAAGGAAAACTTTACTACAGAGGAAAGGTAGTAATGGAGAAAAATGTAGAAACTACAGAAGAAAACTAA
- the accB gene encoding acetyl-CoA carboxylase biotin carboxyl carrier protein has translation MDLKDLQNLIKFVSKSEVAEVKYKTKDYEINIKNPGSNENITYVQQSLPQSPAVSPVASPVAPAAVSSSSAPVAQEGKADDDSKYIAIKSPMIGTFYRKPSPDKDVFVNVGDSVSEGKVVCVIEAMKLFNQIESEVSGKIVKILVDDATPVEYDQPLFLVDPS, from the coding sequence ATGGATTTAAAAGATTTACAAAACCTCATTAAGTTTGTTTCTAAGTCGGAAGTGGCTGAGGTTAAATACAAAACAAAGGATTACGAAATAAATATTAAAAATCCTGGCTCTAATGAGAATATAACTTATGTTCAGCAATCTTTACCACAATCTCCTGCAGTTTCGCCTGTGGCATCGCCAGTAGCTCCTGCGGCAGTATCTTCGTCATCTGCTCCTGTAGCTCAGGAGGGTAAAGCAGATGATGATAGTAAATATATCGCTATTAAATCACCAATGATAGGTACATTCTATAGAAAGCCATCGCCAGATAAAGATGTTTTTGTAAATGTAGGAGATTCTGTATCTGAAGGGAAGGTAGTTTGCGTTATAGAAGCTATGAAACTATTTAACCAAATAGAGAGTGAGGTAAGTGGTAAGATAGTTAAAATATTGGTAGATGATGCAACTCCTGTGGAGTATGATCAGCCATTATTCCTTGTTGATCCGTCTTAA
- the accC gene encoding acetyl-CoA carboxylase biotin carboxylase subunit, producing MFKKILIANRGEIAMRILRTCREMGIKTVAVYSTADKDSLHVRFADEAVCIGPPTSKDSYLSIPNILAAAEITNADAIHPGYGFLSENANFSRICQKNNIKFIGASPEQIEKMGDKATAKATMKAAGIPCVPGSDGLIGSYEEAAKIAEKIGYPVMIKATAGGGGKGMRAVWKAEDLRDHWDSAVQEAVAAFGNGGMYMEKLIEEPRHIEIQIAGDQYGKACHLSERDCSIQRRNQKLTEETPSPFMTEELREKMGEAAVKAAEYIGYEGVGTIEFLVDKHRNFYFMEMNTRIQVEHPITEQVIDYDLIREQILLAAGTPISGVNHYPKLHSIECRINAEDPYQDFRPSPGKITSLNIPGGHGIRVDTHVYSGYTIPSNYDSMIAKLITTAQTREEAIAKMKRALEEFYIEGVKTTVAFHRQLMDDPDFVAGNYTTKFMETFKMNKDYENM from the coding sequence ATGTTTAAAAAAATATTAATAGCCAATCGTGGAGAGATTGCAATGAGGATTCTCCGTACTTGTAGGGAGATGGGGATAAAAACTGTTGCAGTTTATTCTACAGCGGATAAAGATAGTCTGCATGTAAGATTTGCAGACGAAGCGGTTTGTATAGGACCTCCAACGAGTAAAGACTCTTATTTGAGTATACCTAATATACTTGCTGCAGCCGAGATTACCAATGCTGATGCTATCCACCCAGGATATGGGTTTTTGTCGGAAAACGCTAATTTTTCTAGAATTTGTCAGAAAAATAATATCAAGTTCATAGGAGCTAGCCCAGAACAAATAGAAAAAATGGGGGACAAGGCTACTGCTAAAGCAACTATGAAGGCTGCGGGGATACCTTGTGTGCCAGGTTCTGATGGTTTGATAGGTTCTTATGAAGAGGCTGCAAAAATTGCAGAAAAAATTGGTTATCCAGTGATGATAAAAGCAACTGCAGGAGGTGGAGGAAAGGGTATGCGTGCTGTTTGGAAAGCGGAGGATCTTAGAGATCACTGGGATTCCGCGGTGCAAGAGGCTGTTGCTGCTTTCGGTAATGGAGGTATGTATATGGAAAAACTCATAGAAGAGCCTAGACATATTGAAATACAGATAGCTGGCGACCAATATGGTAAGGCTTGCCATCTTTCTGAAAGGGATTGTTCTATACAAAGGAGAAATCAAAAGTTAACAGAGGAAACTCCTTCTCCTTTTATGACTGAAGAACTTCGTGAAAAAATGGGAGAGGCCGCGGTAAAGGCTGCAGAATATATTGGTTATGAAGGAGTAGGTACGATAGAGTTCTTAGTAGATAAGCACAGGAATTTCTACTTTATGGAAATGAACACTCGTATCCAAGTAGAGCATCCTATTACAGAGCAGGTTATAGATTATGACCTTATTAGAGAACAAATTCTTCTAGCGGCAGGAACGCCTATATCTGGTGTAAATCATTATCCTAAACTACACTCAATAGAATGTAGGATTAATGCGGAAGATCCTTATCAAGATTTTAGACCATCTCCGGGAAAAATTACTAGTCTTAATATTCCGGGAGGACACGGGATAAGAGTAGATACTCATGTTTACTCTGGTTATACCATACCATCTAATTATGATTCTATGATAGCTAAACTCATTACTACGGCTCAAACTAGAGAAGAAGCTATTGCTAAAATGAAGAGGGCTTTAGAAGAGTTTTATATAGAGGGAGTTAAAACTACGGTAGCCTTCCATAGGCAGTTGATGGATGATCCAGACTTTGTAGCAGGTAATTATACTACCAAGTTTATGGAAACCTTTAAAATGAATAAAGATTACGAAAATATGTAA
- the rocD gene encoding ornithine--oxo-acid transaminase, whose protein sequence is MSNNKNLKTAQYFIDLEDRHGAHNYHPLPVVLDRGEGVLVWDVEGKQYYDFLSAYSAVNQGHSHPKIVNALVEQAKVLSLTSRAFYNSKLGIYEEKITKLLGFDKVLPMNSGAEAVETAIKLARKWAYEVKGVQGNNAKIIVCENNFHGRTTTIVSFSNDPDAHSNYGPFTPGFIRIPYDDLDALQKVLEEEAENVAGFLVEPIQGEAGVYVPTEGFLKKAQELCKKHNVLFIADEVQTGIARTGKLIACHHEEVQPDILILGKALSGGMYPVSAVLANDSIMKVIHPGQHGSTFGGNPLACAVAIAALDVVQEEKLSERAERLGKIFRAEIEKIIAKTDLIYKVRGKGLLNAILINDSQDSPTAWNLCLDLAKNGLLAKPTHGNIIRLAPPLVITEEQLMECVAIIEKTVLEFKKA, encoded by the coding sequence ATGTCAAATAACAAAAATTTGAAAACAGCTCAGTATTTTATAGATTTGGAGGATCGTCATGGTGCCCATAACTATCATCCACTACCAGTAGTTTTAGACAGAGGAGAAGGTGTTTTGGTATGGGATGTAGAAGGAAAACAATATTATGATTTCCTTTCTGCTTATTCGGCAGTTAATCAAGGGCATTCTCATCCTAAAATTGTAAATGCTTTGGTGGAACAGGCTAAGGTATTATCATTAACTTCTCGTGCGTTCTATAATTCTAAACTAGGGATTTATGAAGAGAAGATAACTAAACTTTTAGGTTTTGATAAAGTATTGCCTATGAACTCTGGTGCAGAAGCCGTAGAAACAGCTATAAAACTTGCGAGAAAATGGGCCTATGAAGTAAAAGGCGTTCAAGGTAATAATGCTAAAATTATTGTTTGTGAGAATAATTTCCACGGAAGAACGACAACGATAGTTTCTTTTTCTAACGACCCTGATGCTCACAGTAATTATGGTCCATTTACGCCAGGGTTTATAAGAATACCTTATGATGATTTAGATGCTTTACAAAAGGTGTTAGAAGAAGAAGCTGAAAATGTAGCTGGATTTTTGGTAGAGCCTATACAGGGTGAAGCTGGAGTATATGTACCTACAGAAGGTTTCTTGAAGAAAGCACAAGAACTTTGTAAAAAGCATAATGTTTTGTTTATTGCAGATGAAGTACAGACAGGTATTGCTAGAACGGGTAAGCTAATAGCGTGTCATCACGAAGAGGTGCAACCAGATATTTTAATTTTGGGTAAGGCGTTGTCTGGAGGAATGTATCCAGTATCTGCTGTTTTAGCGAATGATAGTATTATGAAGGTAATACACCCAGGGCAACATGGTTCTACCTTCGGAGGTAACCCTTTGGCGTGTGCTGTGGCAATAGCAGCTTTGGATGTAGTTCAGGAGGAGAAATTATCTGAAAGAGCAGAAAGATTGGGTAAAATATTCCGTGCGGAGATAGAAAAGATTATAGCAAAAACAGATTTAATCTATAAGGTAAGAGGAAAAGGATTATTAAATGCTATTCTTATCAATGATAGCCAAGACAGTCCAACAGCATGGAATCTTTGTTTAGATTTAGCTAAAAATGGTCTTCTAGCGAAGCCTACACACGGTAATATTATCCGTTTAGCTCCACCTTTGGTAATTACAGAGGAGCAGCTAATGGAGTGTGTTGCTATTATAGAAAAAACGGTTTTGGAGTTTAAGAAAGCTTAA